ATAATTTATTAATGGGACTTCGATTTTCTGAAAAGCCATTTCCAAATGACGATGCCCTGCGAGGCGCATTAACGACTGTTAGCCTGGATAAAAAATTAGAAGATAACGCCTCTTCTTTATCAGGTGGCGAAAAACAAAGACTTGCTTTCGCTCGCATTATACTAATGGATCCGCCCGTCTATTTATTAGATGAACCAACTTCGGCACTAGATGGTGATACAGAACGCCGCGTTATGAAAGAATTCACTCTACTCGCAAGAGAAAAGAAAAAAACAGTTATCTTCATTACACACTCACAACAACTTCCAGAAGAAATTGCAGACGATATTATTGAAATTAGTAAAACAAACGGTGCAACTAGAAAGGAAGTGCTATCAATTGAAGGGCGTTATTGAATTACAAATTTGGCAACTTGCAGCTGCATATATTTTCATCCTTATTTTAATCGGGCTTGTGAAATTAAAAGGAATACCACGTGAGAAACAAATTACAATTGCTACATTACGTATGACGATTCAACTTGTACTAGTCGCCTATGTTCTTACATACATATTTGAAAATAGTAATCCGTTTTATACAATAGCTCTCATTACTTCTATTACTACATTTGCAATTTTTAATATTTATAAACGAATTAATATTCCAATGTCAAAAGAATTAAAACGAGTAGCCGCCCTCTCCATGATTGCTGGATCAATCGGCCCTCTTCTACTATTTATCTTTGTCATTATCGGGCACGATCCTTGGTATGCTCCGCAATATATCGTTCCTATTGCCGGCATGCTAATCGGTAACGCTATGACAGGTATTTGCCTCGGGGCAAATACCTTTTTAAGCAGTATGAAATCACAAAGAGATCATATCGAAGGTGCACTTATGCTCGGCGCAACACCGAAAGAAGCAGCTGCTCCGCTCATTCGGGATGCTTTCGATTCTGCTATTTTACCAACAATTAATTCTATGGTCGGAATGGGAATTATAAGTCTTCCCGGCATGATGACAGGACAAATTTTATCCGGTGTATCACCATTTACAGCTATTCAATATCAAATTGCGATTATACTTGGCATTTCTGGAAGTACAGCTTTCTCTGTTATTATCTTCTTACAGCTTGGGTATAAAACGTTCTTTAATAAAAGGTGTCAGTTGAAAGAGGTTGAAGCACAATCATAAAAAAGACGCTCTGCAAGTTACTTACAGAGCGTCTTTTTTCTTTGCTAATCTTACGCCTTCTTAACGAACTGTGATTTTAACTTCATAGCTCCGAAACCGTCGATTTTGCAATCGATATCGTGATCTCCCTCAACTAGACGGATACTCTTTACTTTCGTACCAATCTTCACAACTGAAGAAGTTCCTTTTACTTTTAAATCTTTAATTACAGTAACAGCATCGCCATCTTGAAGAACGTTTCCGTTCGCATCTTTTACAACTTTTGCACCATCATTATTTTCAGCTTCCGCTTCTTGGCCCCACTCATGGGCACATTCTGGACATACGAAAAGAGCGCCATCCTCATACGTATATTCTGAATTACATTTTGGACAATTTGGTAAAGTAGCCATAAATTCATTTCCTCCGTTCATTATTTATACGTAAAAATCACTTATGATGTTTACATGTCGATAAATAAAATTTGTATAGCATTTCTTTATACTGCCACAGTCTCACGTTATTGACAAGCCTACCTCAAATTCTCATTTTTTATTGTATTTTACAAAATTTCAAGTAGTATGCCGCACCCCTACCATTATGTTACAGATTCTTCTTTTCCAAATAAACGAGTTCTCTCTAGAAACCCCAACTATTTTCTTCAATGTAAATTTGATACTCTTCTGCTTCTTCTTCACTTAACTTCTTATTGTTTTCATATACTTCTTGCCATTCAAAATAATCTTCACTGAAATAAATAGCAAATTTAATTTTCACTTTTTTCTTCTCTGTATAGTCATAACCAGTAAACTCTACTACGTCATAATCTTTTTCTTTCTTTACAAACTTCCAAGTTGGATTATCCGTCATAACCTCTAAAGTAAACCCTTCATCACTTGAACGAACAACATTTTTTATATTTGGTTCAGTTGGTAAAAAGGAGAGGCCGAACGTGGCTCCACCAAATACTACCCCTACTATAACTTGTAAACCAATCATACCAACAAAACTAGCGCCACCCTTTGATTGTAAGTAATACGCCTTCTCATGATCAGGCATATCTTCTGCCTTATGTAAAATACGAACAGCGTGCTTATAATATAAACGGTTTCCTTGCCATCCAGTAAATATCATAACTCCTAAATGAAGAACTAAATTTAAAGATAAATAAATTCCATCTGAAATATCTATAAAAGGAGGTACAACTATACTAGGTACCGACAATAATGTAAGTATAATAAACAACTTATACATTTTTCGATAAGCTAGCCAAAAATATGGGAAGAAAAAGGCTACCCAATTCCATGTATTTCCTTGCGCTGGATTTTCTACTTTGCCCCATTTAAAGTCATAATAAGCTGTATTCTTTTGAACAACTTTATGTAACTCTTGCGGAGAAATTGTTTCTTGTAAAACAGTGTCTTTCACGTACATCATCCTTCTCTTATTTCTATATAAATTTTATTGTAAAGAAATAAAACAAAGTAATCTAACAAAAAGTAGTTATATTTCATAAAATTGAACGAAAATCGAATATATTCCGACAATTACCTGTTTCTTATTTCATTTTACTTTTAAATATATTAAAATACTTATGAATGATGCATTTAATACACTAAGTTAAACATTTTACATATTTTATAACAAAAAATGTTTCACATGAAACTTCCCATATTTCGTATTATTTTTCTATCATTTTCGATTAGGTTCAAATGTGGGCTTCATATGAAAAAACTAGTAGAAAACAAAATTTGTTTTCTACTAGTTTTTTATCACAGTTCTACATATTTAGTCCCCTTTTATATCCTCCCTACGACTCCCAAGTAATATTCATTTCTTCAAACGACTCTTTACTCACTTCCAACCCTTCGCTATCATTTGTTCCAATCATCGCTACCTCCTCTTTAGACAACAAAATTTCCTCGTTTGGATTTTGGATTTTTCTCTCATAGACTAATTGTAAAAGATCTATTTGCGCCTCTGTCATTTCATACTCTTCTTCCAATCTTTCAATTGCAGATTCCGTATCAAGTAATGGGATTTCTAATAAGAATCCACCGTTCTCTTCCATCTCTTCAAATGAATCGATTGAATATGCACCGTTATCATCAATCCAAAATGCTGTCGTAATGAAAGGCACTGTTTCCCCCTCTACCTCTTCTAGTAAGTATTGGAGTGCTTCCTCTTTAGCAATGTCTACTACTTCCGAAGGCGCCCCTTCAAAATAATTTGCCGCATCAATCCACTCGTCAATTCGCTCACTATTCACATCTTGAAGACATACGATTGTGTACTTCGGATGAAAGGTAATTGTACCTCTTCCGCCTTGACTATCTTGCACACTATAGTTAAAACCATCCCACGAACTTTCATGTGAGAAATCAGGAGCATGTGCTACAAAAATTGCATCTGCAATCGATCTTAAAATACATCCTTTCCATAGTTGTTCTTTACTTATATGAAAGTTATATTTACTCATTCTCTTCCCCCGCATATATATGTTTTTGAATATTATCTTTCGACTTCTCATTCCTTGTAAAGTACTTTTTCATTATCTAAAAATAGTAAAAGCATCCTTTATATGAAGGATGCTTTTACTATCCACCTACCACTTCTCCCTGCACTCTTCAATCACACTAAGTAAATACCGCTTCGTCATATCAGCCCGTCTCCAACTAGAGAGCTTTCGCTTTTCCTTTGGATTATGCCGTATTCGCTCTACTTCTCTTAATAAAGGCTCCCACTTATGAGAGTAAAGTTCCAACATGTATTGCAATCCTCTATCTTTTGAAACGATTGTTTTATGATCTAACGTATATAAAATACGTCCCATCGTAACGACAGCTGATTCTACCCATTCTTCTATGAAAAATAAATAAGGACGCTTCGCTTTTTCAAGCCAGTAATGTTCTACGTTATATTTCATTGTATTTACTACATCGTCCCATCTTATTTGAAAGGGAAGGTCTTCTGCTTCTTTCCCGACAACTGTAATGCCTTGGTTTTTCAATGTCCACCATGTTACCGCGTTAATATCCCAATGACCAATATCAGCCTTACCATCTGCACAATACACGTACTCATTGATTTCATGATTGTATTTCCCTAAGTCATCAAGCGGAATATACATACCATCCATTCTTTTACCCAACGTACTTTTCCTAAGTTTTTTATGCAGCTCTATAATTTGCTGTTTTTCAGCTTTATTCACGGAATCACTTATTACCGTAACAAAATCCACATCGCTCGTTTCTATATGAAATGCTCCTAGCGCGATTGATCCGTAAATGTATACCCCGACTATTTTTTCATCCGAAAAAATTTCTTTTAATTCTACTATGTACTGCTCCATTAACTGTTTCACTTCTCCTGGTAAAGCATGTTTTATTCCATTCTCCACGTCGATCCCTCCAATAAAAAAAGCCTTCGCAAATTCGCAAAGGCTTCCTGATTTATAAATATTTCTCGATTTCTTCGTAAACATCCTTCAAACGAGGATTTCCTTCTCCAACAATTTCTCCATTTACAAGAACGACTGGATAAAATAAATCTTCCTCCACTACTCGCTCTGCGAATGTTTTTTTATCTTCATCTTCTTGTTCTTCTTGAAAATCAATATACTCAAACTTAAATTTATTTTCTTGTCCTTCATATTTACGACCAATCGCCGCTTGTAACCACTCAAACGTTTCTGTTGAAGATGGCATTCCAACGCAGCTCGCACAAATTACTTTCGTCCCATACACTTGAACATTAACCATTTCTTCTCCCCCACTTCTCGTTCTAACAGTATATTCAGATGTCTTATTGCATAAGCACATCATTTTACAAACTTATTCCATACCCCTATACTGAAAAAACACGTTGTATACATGATAAAATATTTCGACAATAAAACAAGAACAGAAAAAATAGATTTTCCCCTCTATCTTGATTATAATAAAACTGATGAAAGGAGTCGATAAAAATGGAAAACCCACATATGCAAGAACAAGTATTAGAAGTATTAGATAAATTACGTCCATTCTTACTTCGCGATGGCGGAGACGTTGAATTAGTAGACATTGAAGAAGGTATCGTAAAACTACGCCTTATGGGTGCATGCGGAAGCTGCCCAAGTTCTACAATCACACTAAAAGCTGGTATCGAACGCGCACTACTTGAAGAAGTACCAGGCGTTATTGAAGTAGAACAAGTATTTTAATTTAAAAGCGGAAGCGGCTCATTCAGAACAGAAGGTCATTGGAGCTCCTGACGAAGAGGCGCTTTTTGCCTCACAGGAAGGCGCGAAATGGCCGACTGTTCTAGCCGCTGGAGCTAGATAACATCTAAAAGCGGAAGCGGCTCGTTCAAAATGTGAGGGGGATGGAGCTTCTGACATAGAGGCGCTTTTTGCCTCGGCGGAAGAAGCGAAGCCACCGAACATTTTAGCCGCTGGAGCTAGACATTATCTAAAAGCAGAAGCGGCTCGTTCAAAGCTACTTCTAAAAAAAGAGACCATATTTGGTCTCTTTTTTTGTACGCAAACAAAACATACTCCCCTACACTATTAACATCATAAAACAAAATTGGAAATCCTTCTCAAAAAATGCGATAATTAATATATAGTGAATCGTTCACACATATAAAGCGAAAAACATAGGGGGGACGACGTATGCCAAAAATAGGGAGTACTTTTGTAACAATTCAAGAATTAGAACAGAAAAAAGAATATTTATTAAGTCTTTCACCCGTTATACCGACATGGAATACGAGCTATCAATTTTTATTTAAAGAAATACAACAAGAATTATTAAAAAAGGTAAATGAAAAAATTGAAAGACACCACATTATTTTAACTATATGTACAGATCAAAAAGTAGGAGCATAGCTTCTTATTATATAAAGATAGACACGGGTATCTTTTGTGGTATAAAAAAGAGACCTCAATTGGCCTCTTTTTTATACTTTTAAGATAGCCAATCTAATTTCCTAATGCCTAACTTATCAACTGGTAAACGAAATGACTCGTAAAAATGATTCATAAATTGCTCAGTGCGCTTCACATCATGTAAAATAATTTCTAAACGAGCTCTATATATGCCTTTTTGTTCTTCGTTTCCTGTTTGATAGTATCGTTCAACCGTTTCAAAGTAGTGAAGCGGGAACAGAAGCCTTGCGAATAATAAGCGCCAACCAAATGAAGAGAGCGAATAATTACGTTCATAATCTGTAATGAATTGAACTACCGTTTGCTCCCAATCTTTCTTTTTCTCTATCATCATATAGCGAATACATTCTGCTATATCCCTACTTGGGTGATCATATACCCAATCAAAAGGAAGTTTTAAGCGCTTCGTTTGATGCCATAATAGAGGTGTAAATCGTTCTTGGCAAATTGTTGCTGCGTCAGTTATTTGTGGTGTATCGTCCATTTCTGTATCGACAACATATTGAATTGCATTTTCTGCAACTCCTAAGTAATACGGGAAGGATTCAATAAACAATTGATCGAATACGTCTGAAGGATGATTCATCACTTGCGATTGCCAAAACCTTTCTAATTGGTCGAGCCTTTTTTCCCATAATGCTTTCCATTCGCCAATGCGGCTTAATTGCTCAACTTCTTCTGGAAAGAATGCACCACGTTTATGGAAGATAGAAAGCTCACTTCCTAATGATGTAGCATGTCGCTCTAACATACGCATACCTTTTAATAAGCAGTAATTTTTTTCTTCTATCTCACTTACATGGTAGCCGTGTATAGTCGGAACGAAAGTCGCAACAGTTATATCCCCTTGCTGGTTCATATAATCACTGAGCTTTTTCATCTCTACAAGTACTTCTTCCTCCATTTCTCCAATTGGAACAAGTACATAAATTTTGTTGCGAATCCAAAAGCTTTTATAGGGGCCAAGGGGGATTAATTCTTTAACATGCATGTGATAATGCTCATAAATATGCTGAATCATCGCAGTCGCCACCTATGGTTTTTCTTTATATATATGAGCTTGTGCTCGCCTTTCATTCCTATGCACATGATAAAGCAACGAAACGTATACAAATACTAAAAAGAAAAAAAGGTGATAAACATGAAAGACTCAAATCAACTACAAGAAAGAGCATTACAACTATTACAAGAACGCGGTGTAACAATTGACGATATTGCTGAACTTGTTCATTTTCTTCAAAAGAAATACCATTCAAATTTAGAGATGTCAGAATGTCGCTATAACGTTGAGCGTGTACTATCAAAACGAGAAGTACAAAACGCACTGATTACAGGCATTGAACTTGATGTCCTTGCTGAAAAGGGAATGTTAAGCGCGCCGTTACAAGATATCGTAAAACGCGATGAAGGACTATATGGAATCGATGAAGTCATCGCACTTTCAATCGTTAACGTGTACGGTTCTATCGGTTTCACGAACTTTGGATATATCGATAAGTTAAAACCAGGTATTTTAGAATACTTAAATGATAAATCAACTGGAAAGGTGCACACCTTCCTTGATGATATCGTTGGCGGAATCGCTGCCGCTGCTTCAAGCCGTTTAGCGCACCGTGCTGAGCATTCAGAGTAACGTGTCTAGGCCGTCAGTTTCATACTGACGGCCTTTCATATTCCATAAGCATAAATTCTCTTCCACGGCTCCAAAAAACAGGCCCTACTTGAAATCCAATATTTTTATATAGCCTAATCGCTCTCTTATTGAATGTCGCTACGCTCAGTCGAAACATTTTCGAATTCAATTCCTCAGTAGCAAATGCTATTCCCGCTTGAAAAAATATTTCCCCCATCCCTTTCCCTGTCAAATCCGGCTTCATTCCAAGTCCGATATCTACAACATCTTCTCCCTCATATAAATTGGCATCTCTTCCGCCCGGAACTTGTGCATTTTCTCCAAAACAAAAATAGCCGATAAATTCTCCATTCTCTCCGCAACAACCGTAATACGTCCCATCTAGCAACTCTTCTATTACTTCAGCATCTCCTGAAAAGCTATATAAATTGTACGATTCCTCATACGTCCACATATTTATCTCATTCGCTTCTTCCTCTGTTAATTTATGTATTTCCATTCCTCTCGCTCCTCATCAAATATTCTATATATATTTACTCATTCATTTTTCACATTCACTTTCCCTCTAATTACAATATGCATAATTACATGCGCACACCCATTTAAAAAATGCTAAAATTTATTTGAATCGCTGTTGTTACACTTCTTGATTAAGAAAGACCGTTAACCGGAAAATTAACGTCTTATCAAATTCAAGCAATTGGCACATGTTGTCATCATGAAAGACACTCGAAAGAGTGTCTTTTTTTCTATACCTGAGAAGGACCTGCTCATTTACAAAATAAATGCATAAATTAATATAACTCTTAAACACATTATTCCCTTTCTATATGTTGCGGCGTTCGTTGCGACAGATTCGGATAATAAAAAGCACTCCAGCCAGAGTGCTTTTTACTTTCAAACAAGGAGGTTACATATATGGATAGTACTCTTGTATTTAACTTTGGTATCGGTATTGTCATCATTTTATTCGTCTTCTTTGTACTTTGTATGAGCGGAGTATAGTAATCTTTTATGCTGATAACTCCTTTAAAGTGTCACTCAATTTAAACTTTCTTAATTGTAATGAAGCAATCATTGCTGCTCCTGCTCCGAGTATAATGCTAGCTAGTGCCAATATTAAAACTTGATTATACGGAATGATAATAACCGTTAACTCTAAGCTTGATAACACAATATAACTAAATACAATTCCACCTAAAACCCCAATACAACCAGCTATCGCTCCAAGTAAAGTGCCCTCTAATAAAACAATCCGTCTCATTTGCTTCGGAATAGCTCCTACCGCACGAATCATACTAATTTCAGCACGTCTTTCATGTAAACTTGCAACAATTGCATTCATTAGTCCTATACCTGAAATAATAAAAACGATTACAACTAATAAGCGAATTAACATCATCATTTGCGATAATAACTGCTCCTGCTCCTTCAATAAATCGTAGCTGTTAATAACCTCTACGTTATCTTTATTATTTGTAATTTGTTTTACTTGTTTCTTAATCTCTTCAAATGATTGATTAGAATTTGTCATAATTTGAATCGCTTCATATCCTTGTACATGAAACTTATCTCGGGCCCATTGTTCATTCACAAAAATATCTGATCCTCTTAGCCTTAATCCTTGCTCAATAATCGAAACGACTTTAATCGTTTGTTTTTCTTTCCCTTTCCCTTGTACTTCAATCGTATCATGTAACTGAATCCCTAAATTTTTAGCCGTTTCTTTCGTAACGACTCCTTCACCATCTTGTAATGGCTTATTTAAATTTTGCCCTGAAATCACTTTTGCCTTCGTTACTTTCTGATACGCTACAATATCATTACCTATAACTTCCATTGAGTCATAGTTAAGATTATTTTTTTTCACATGTTCATACCATTCTTGATTAGCTTTTTTAAAGTCATAATTTATAAGTTTTGCTGTGAAATCAGTAGCATTCCCTACACTTGCTTCTACACCGGCAACTTTTTTAATCTTCTCCATCCAACTAAACGGTAGAACCTCAATTCCTTGCGACTCCATCGGTACACGTACTACTAAATCCGCTGGTAAATGCTTTTGTAATCCTTTCTTCGTACCTTCATACATAGAGTTTACATACATTGTTCCAACAAGTGCTAACATAAAACCAAATGCTAATATAGCAACAGACACAGCTGCCTTATTCCGATAACGAATTACATTCCGGCTACTAATCGTCGTTTCAATTCGTAATATCATTTGAAACGGTTTTGCAATCACTGGTGCTATCATACGAATAAATAACGGAATCGCAAATAACAAACCAACTGCAAATAAAAGTGCTCCAATCGCACTTGGATTAAAACCGATATACTGTTCTAATACGTTACCTGCTAGTCCAATAACAGTACCAACAATTAAAATACTAAGGCTAAAAGCACTCCATCTCTTTTCTTTTTTCTCATTACTAGGAAGACCTGGCCGAAGTGCTTGAACTGGTGGAATCTTTCTAACCATGAAAGCTGGTATAATGGCACCTATGATAGACATAACAATCCCTAGTAAAAACGTAATGAATAAAATCTCACCTGAAATCGAGAATGATGCTTTCCCTGCACCCTCAATATTCACCCATTTGTTAATAAATGATGCTGCAATTGTTTGCGTACCTGCTCCAAGAAGGACCCCTGCTAGTGATCCGATTGCCCCAATACATAAAGCCTCTAATAAAACGACTAATATAATTTGATTTGGATTACTACCAAGTGCACGTAATAATGCCCATTGCTTAAATCGACTTCTGACAGATAAGAAGAAACTTCCCATTATTAAAAGGGCTACAACAAATAAGGCAATACCACCTAAACTAAAAATCAATGGCTTCATTACATTTAGTCGTTCAAATGCCTTATCTACATAAGTACGTTGGTCCACCTTTATATTTTCAATCTTTTTATGTACATCAAAAGCAATTGCTTTTTTCACATTTACATCTTGTACTTTCACTTGAACGAGATTGAATTGATTTGGTAAATTTAATTCTTTTTGAAGCCAATGGATTGGAAAATAAGCACTATGCCCCATTGACGCCATTAACGGTGGATTTAAAATACCGACAACTTTCACAGCCTTTTCACCATGCGGCGGGAATGGTAGTTTAATCATATCTCCTACTCGTATATTTTCACGGTCTGTATACCCTTTTGTCAGTGCTACTTCAGCCCCTTCTTTCGGATATCGACCTTCTAATATTTTATAAGAATGCATTTCTGGAGAATCTTGCTCAACACCCCAATAGGATGGCTTTCCCGATAACTCTTTATAATTTGGAAAAGGATAAGGTATAAGTACTTTCGATATTTTTTCAGCATTTTCTAAGCCATCTATTCCTTTTAAACTTTCATTATTTAAATACATATCATTTTTTATATAGCCAAATTGTAAATTATAATCTCCATACCGACTTACCACTTGTTCTTTCACACTTTGCTCTACTGATTGATTGCCTAGTAATAACATCGTCGCTAACATAACACCTAAAGCTGCACCGAGGGCAATCAACATATTTCGCAACCAATTTTGTTTCATCGATTTTATCGCATACTTAATTACCCATCGCATCACCTTTACCTCCTACTTTAAAGTGACGATTCATAATCTCTTGAATTTGAGTAACTTGTTGCGGGATATTTCGAAATTTCCATCCTTTACTTTCAGCATGTTCATGAATCACTTCACCATCTAATAAGAAAACGACTTTATCAGCATGGGCCGCTACGAATGGATCATGCGTTACAATGACAGCTGTTTGTCCTAACTCATCACAGGCATTGCGAAGGACCGCGATTATATTTTTGCTATTTTCTGAATCTAATGCCCCTGTTGGTTCATCCGCTAATATAATAGCTGGCTCATTTGCAAAGGCTCTCGCTATCGCAACCCTTTGCTGTTGCCCACCTGATAACTGTGCTGGTAAATGCTTTTCTTTTCCTTTCAATCCAACGAGCTCTAATAAACGATTTGCTGTCACCGTTGCCTTCTTTTGCGAGACATTATCTAACAGTAAAGGCAATCCTACATTTTCCTCCGCACTAAACACTGGAATTAAATTAAACTGTTGAAAAATAAAACCGATTTTATGCCTTCTAAACAAAGCGAGCTCTTTTTCTTTTAATGTTGAAATCTCTGTTCCATCTACTCGTATACTGCCTACTGTTGGAATATCTAATCCACCTAACAGCTGAAGTAAGGTCGTTTTACCCGATCCACTTGCCCCCATAATACAAACAAAATCTCCTTTTTGAATTTGAAGATTAATATCTTTTAAGATTTTTACTTTACTCTCCCCAATATCAAACGATTTTTCTAACCCTTCAATTTCAATAATATTCATCCCGATATCCCCTTCTCTCTCTATTTACCAATCTATATATTCTATCCAAAAATGCAAAATCCCTACTATTTTGTATTTTTTTGTCACATACTAACATTTATATTAACCGGCAGTAAGTGCCCGATTAGTGTGAGCAAATAATCAGTGCGGGATGGACACCCCCACCGATTAAAATTTCACTTTATTTCTCACGTCAGAAAAATTGACTCTCGTAAAAAAAGTAACCATAATAGTTACACGAATATATAAAAACTATTCACATATCCACAATTAGGAGGAAGAACAATGAAACATGTAATCGTTTATGCACACCCGAATACAGAAAGCTTCAATCATGCAATTTTAGAAACTGTAAAAAGTGAATTAGAAGGAAAAGGTCATGAAGTACGCGTTCGTGATTTATACGAATTAAACTTCAATCCAGTATTAGGTGCTTCCGATTTCATCTCATTTTCCCAAGGAAATACACCAGAAGATATTAAAGAAGAACAAGCGCATATCTCTTGGGCTGATAGTATTACATTCATTTATCCCGTTTGGTGGGCTGGTCTTCCTGCTATTTTAAAAGGATACGTTGACCGTGTATTTAGCCACGGCTTCGCTTATGCTTACAGTGAGAATGGTATTGAAAAGTTATTAAGCGGAAAAAAAGGATTGTTATTATCTACGATGGGAAATTCGAAAGAAGTATACACAGCAGGCGGTATGTTTGATGCAATGAAGAAAACAGCGGATGTTGGTATTTTTGAATTTACAGGCATTGAAACAATTGAGCATACATTCTATACAAGTGTTCCTTCTGTGGATGACAGTGTGCGTAAACAATATCTTGAAGAAGTTAAAGACGTTGTGAATCGTGCATTTTAATAAAAAACTCCGGTTATAACAACCGGAGTTTTTTATTTCATCATCAATTTCGGAATATATCTTTGAAGTATACTTTCTAATTCATTCATATCTTCCTGTCTAATAAGTAAATTTACATTGTCATTCATTTTTTCTCGCCCGCGATATAAAAATATATTTTCTTTTGGATTTTCCCATGTTGATGTTTTATAGCCTTTTAATTCTTCGTATGAATAAAAGTTCAATCCGTCTATTACACCTTTTTCATATATTTGTATACTTTTAATAAGATGGATAGCTATTAAAGTCATAAAACAACTTGCTACAGCATGAATACCTAACTGAACGAGAAACTGTTCAACTGTACCAATATCACCACTTATGTACTGAGCATATATATACATACATTGCCCGATGAAGTACGCTGGTCCAAGTAATGCAATCCAACGTCGCTTCACCCGAGGATATGTTGCAA
This Bacillus mycoides DNA region includes the following protein-coding sequences:
- a CDS encoding NAD(P)H-dependent oxidoreductase, whose amino-acid sequence is MKHVIVYAHPNTESFNHAILETVKSELEGKGHEVRVRDLYELNFNPVLGASDFISFSQGNTPEDIKEEQAHISWADSITFIYPVWWAGLPAILKGYVDRVFSHGFAYAYSENGIEKLLSGKKGLLLSTMGNSKEVYTAGGMFDAMKKTADVGIFEFTGIETIEHTFYTSVPSVDDSVRKQYLEEVKDVVNRAF
- a CDS encoding ABC transporter ATP-binding protein; its protein translation is MNIIEIEGLEKSFDIGESKVKILKDINLQIQKGDFVCIMGASGSGKTTLLQLLGGLDIPTVGSIRVDGTEISTLKEKELALFRRHKIGFIFQQFNLIPVFSAEENVGLPLLLDNVSQKKATVTANRLLELVGLKGKEKHLPAQLSGGQQQRVAIARAFANEPAIILADEPTGALDSENSKNIIAVLRNACDELGQTAVIVTHDPFVAAHADKVVFLLDGEVIHEHAESKGWKFRNIPQQVTQIQEIMNRHFKVGGKGDAMGN
- a CDS encoding iron ABC transporter substrate-binding protein, whose product is MYWMSCIMFIFTLCVLFFVLWKIYKINEMKKSVGKLIATYPRVKRRWIALLGPAYFIGQCMYIYAQYISGDIGTVEQFLVQLGIHAVASCFMTLIAIHLIKSIQIYEKGVIDGLNFYSYEELKGYKTSTWENPKENIFLYRGREKMNDNVNLLIRQEDMNELESILQRYIPKLMMK
- a CDS encoding FtsX-like permease family protein, with amino-acid sequence MRWVIKYAIKSMKQNWLRNMLIALGAALGVMLATMLLLGNQSVEQSVKEQVVSRYGDYNLQFGYIKNDMYLNNESLKGIDGLENAEKISKVLIPYPFPNYKELSGKPSYWGVEQDSPEMHSYKILEGRYPKEGAEVALTKGYTDRENIRVGDMIKLPFPPHGEKAVKVVGILNPPLMASMGHSAYFPIHWLQKELNLPNQFNLVQVKVQDVNVKKAIAFDVHKKIENIKVDQRTYVDKAFERLNVMKPLIFSLGGIALFVVALLIMGSFFLSVRSRFKQWALLRALGSNPNQIILVVLLEALCIGAIGSLAGVLLGAGTQTIAASFINKWVNIEGAGKASFSISGEILFITFLLGIVMSIIGAIIPAFMVRKIPPVQALRPGLPSNEKKEKRWSAFSLSILIVGTVIGLAGNVLEQYIGFNPSAIGALLFAVGLLFAIPLFIRMIAPVIAKPFQMILRIETTISSRNVIRYRNKAAVSVAILAFGFMLALVGTMYVNSMYEGTKKGLQKHLPADLVVRVPMESQGIEVLPFSWMEKIKKVAGVEASVGNATDFTAKLINYDFKKANQEWYEHVKKNNLNYDSMEVIGNDIVAYQKVTKAKVISGQNLNKPLQDGEGVVTKETAKNLGIQLHDTIEVQGKGKEKQTIKVVSIIEQGLRLRGSDIFVNEQWARDKFHVQGYEAIQIMTNSNQSFEEIKKQVKQITNNKDNVEVINSYDLLKEQEQLLSQMMMLIRLLVVIVFIISGIGLMNAIVASLHERRAEISMIRAVGAIPKQMRRIVLLEGTLLGAIAGCIGVLGGIVFSYIVLSSLELTVIIIPYNQVLILALASIILGAGAAMIASLQLRKFKLSDTLKELSA